In the genome of Paenibacillus sp. FSL R5-0766, one region contains:
- a CDS encoding beta-glucoside-specific PTS transporter subunit IIABC, translated as MKHQETAQEIIKAVGGTNNINSVYHCVTRLRFDLKDNEKVDNGSLKKLDKVMGTNISGDQFQVIIGNDVAKVFDAMVKENPAIQQTTEKKEPKSDKKQNVVLKIFETIAGVFAPMLPAITAAGMLKGLLALFVSVGWMSAGTDTYRILSAIGDGVFHYLPLLIAVSAARKFGSNPFVAIALGTALMYPDMTALLSSGESVGFLGIPVTAVSYASSVIPILLAVWLMSYVEKWVDRVIPAALKLLLVPLITLLVMVPVTLIAIGPLGTFVGSGLSGGINWLLNEGGLIAGIVLGGAMALIIMTGMHYALVPIILSNIATLGFDKFLPLTFISNMGQAGATLGVFFRAKDKKLKTVALSTSFTALMGVTEPAMYGVNMKYKKPFAAAMIGSAVGGGFALAFGAKAYVLAGNGGLPGLPSLIGQTFWYSFGGMILAFIVGAIMSTIFGIKEEEGDAEALAQFSPGASTAPAKAVSNNAGTVNVDDMGDPTPTSDAIAVAPMTGKSIPLKEVNDPTFGDELMGKGVAFVPTVGELVSPVTGTIKNVFKTKHAIVVRSDNGMELLIHVGINTVKLRGQYFDAHVATGARVQAGDKLLTFELAEIAKEYDITTAMVVTNTADYKQVLPVKLGEITMGEDVLKAEI; from the coding sequence ATGAAACATCAGGAAACGGCGCAGGAGATCATTAAAGCCGTTGGGGGAACAAACAATATTAACTCGGTGTATCACTGCGTCACACGTTTGCGCTTTGATCTAAAAGACAACGAGAAAGTTGATAACGGCTCACTCAAGAAACTGGATAAGGTCATGGGAACGAATATTTCCGGAGATCAATTCCAAGTCATTATTGGTAATGATGTGGCAAAAGTATTCGATGCCATGGTGAAGGAAAATCCGGCAATCCAGCAAACTACAGAAAAGAAAGAGCCAAAGTCGGATAAAAAACAAAATGTCGTGCTGAAAATTTTTGAAACAATCGCAGGTGTCTTTGCTCCGATGCTCCCAGCGATTACTGCGGCAGGTATGCTCAAAGGATTACTTGCACTATTCGTGTCCGTAGGTTGGATGTCTGCCGGAACGGATACGTATCGTATTCTTTCAGCCATCGGTGACGGCGTATTCCACTACCTGCCTTTACTGATTGCAGTTAGCGCTGCTCGTAAATTCGGCAGTAACCCGTTTGTTGCGATTGCACTAGGTACTGCACTCATGTATCCGGACATGACAGCATTGTTATCTAGCGGTGAATCGGTTGGATTTTTGGGAATCCCGGTTACAGCAGTAAGTTATGCTTCATCGGTTATCCCGATTCTTCTTGCAGTATGGTTGATGTCCTATGTTGAGAAATGGGTTGACCGCGTTATCCCTGCTGCACTCAAGCTGCTGCTTGTGCCGCTGATTACCTTACTTGTTATGGTGCCGGTAACGCTGATTGCGATCGGTCCATTGGGTACATTTGTAGGTAGCGGATTGTCTGGCGGCATCAACTGGCTGCTGAATGAAGGCGGATTGATTGCAGGTATTGTTCTTGGCGGCGCGATGGCGCTCATTATTATGACAGGAATGCACTATGCACTTGTGCCGATCATCCTGAGTAATATCGCTACACTGGGCTTCGATAAATTCTTGCCATTGACCTTTATCTCCAATATGGGTCAGGCTGGTGCAACACTCGGCGTATTCTTCCGGGCAAAAGATAAAAAACTCAAAACCGTGGCATTGTCAACGAGCTTCACCGCACTCATGGGTGTAACGGAGCCAGCAATGTACGGGGTTAATATGAAATACAAAAAACCATTTGCTGCAGCCATGATTGGTAGTGCAGTGGGTGGCGGATTCGCCCTTGCTTTTGGCGCGAAAGCGTATGTACTTGCGGGTAACGGTGGTCTCCCAGGACTTCCTTCCCTGATCGGACAGACCTTCTGGTATTCCTTTGGGGGTATGATTTTAGCCTTTATCGTGGGTGCAATCATGTCTACGATATTTGGTATTAAAGAAGAAGAAGGAGACGCTGAGGCGTTGGCTCAATTCTCACCGGGTGCTTCTACAGCACCAGCGAAAGCTGTTTCCAACAATGCAGGAACCGTGAACGTGGACGACATGGGCGATCCAACACCAACGAGTGATGCGATAGCAGTTGCACCGATGACAGGGAAGTCCATCCCGCTCAAAGAAGTCAACGATCCAACATTTGGTGATGAATTGATGGGTAAAGGTGTGGCATTTGTTCCAACGGTGGGTGAATTGGTTTCTCCAGTGACAGGTACCATCAAGAATGTGTTCAAAACAAAACATGCGATCGTTGTCCGCAGTGATAACGGAATGGAATTGTTGATTCATGTTGGAATTAACACGGTGAAGCTGCGTGGACAGTATTTTGATGCACATGTTGCTACAGGAGCACGTGTACAGGCTGGAGACAAGTTACTCACGTTTGAACTGGCCGAGATTGCAAAAGAATACGATATCACAACCGCTATGGTTGTTACCAATACGGCTGATTACAAGCAGGTTCTACCTGTGAAATTGGGCGAAATCACGATGGGTGAAGACGTCTTGAAAGCTGAGATCTAA
- a CDS encoding PRD domain-containing protein, producing MIIKQIFNNNIVSTVDDKNQELLILGRGIGFKFKAGDEIDEERIEKVFRLQDASIYEKFKSIVAEVPIEILQATDDIVTLARTQLNKTISDGIYVSLSDHIHFAVQRLEKGMITRNPLSWEVQHFYKAEYDVAREALTLLKERLDIEFPKDEICNIALHFINAEVNDSMNDVTHLMQLLQEIMNIIKYHFNVELDEDSVNYFRFITHLKYFCQRVITHSSHDDAEEYLYEVVRKNYPETFKCIGKIETFIHKNYQYDMTHSEQLYLTLHLERLMKTKRDEKSTQ from the coding sequence ATGATTATTAAACAGATATTTAATAACAATATTGTCAGTACCGTGGATGACAAAAATCAGGAACTACTGATCCTCGGCCGGGGTATCGGATTTAAGTTCAAAGCAGGCGATGAGATTGATGAAGAGCGGATTGAGAAGGTATTTCGTCTTCAGGATGCATCAATCTATGAGAAATTCAAATCCATCGTAGCTGAAGTGCCGATTGAGATTCTGCAGGCAACAGATGATATTGTGACACTGGCACGAACGCAATTGAACAAAACCATCAGTGACGGGATCTATGTCTCGCTGTCTGATCACATTCACTTTGCTGTTCAACGCTTGGAAAAAGGAATGATTACTCGTAATCCACTTTCTTGGGAAGTTCAGCACTTCTATAAGGCGGAGTACGATGTGGCCAGAGAAGCACTGACCTTGCTGAAGGAAAGACTGGATATTGAGTTTCCCAAAGATGAAATCTGTAATATTGCCTTGCATTTTATCAATGCGGAAGTCAATGATTCCATGAACGATGTTACCCATCTGATGCAGCTGTTGCAGGAGATTATGAATATCATCAAATATCACTTCAACGTCGAATTGGATGAAGATAGCGTCAATTATTTCCGCTTCATCACCCATTTGAAATATTTCTGTCAACGTGTCATTACTCATTCTTCACATGATGATGCTGAGGAATATTTATATGAAGTGGTTCGGAAAAACTATCCGGAGACATTCAAATGTATCGGCAAGATCGAGACTTTTATCCATAAGAACTATCAGTATGACATGACTCACTCTGAGCAGTTATATCTAACGCTCCATCTGGAACGTTTGATGAAAACCAAGCGGGACGAAAAGTCCACGCAATAG
- a CDS encoding metallophosphoesterase: MFVLAGILFLVVYGLLVFYIGWSGWSWMKPVVSARFRWLYIIALVFLATSFILARLFGSISFLGIIGSYWLAIFSLLLLILPVVHLTMWLLRLTRIPRHHTQKWAGVVTLVLLVSTLGYGIFNAYSPVVRTYNIQIDKKVEGVDKLNIVMAADMHFGLLSGPAHAKRMVEEINALKPDLVLYPGDIIDDNLDMYLNSGIADIISDIQAPYGVYASLGNHDKFDGPIEDLIAALEKSNMQVLYDDKIVLNDKITLIGRKDRTEKDRAEVATLMQGTDLTQPVLMMDHQPYDLDIAEQNNVDLVVSGHTHRGQIAPAQFITQAIYENDWGYLQKGSMHSIVTSGFGFWGPPIRTSSRSEIVQINVTFQ, translated from the coding sequence ATGTTTGTATTAGCAGGTATATTGTTTTTGGTTGTATATGGTTTATTAGTGTTCTACATAGGCTGGAGCGGTTGGAGTTGGATGAAACCTGTCGTGTCCGCCAGATTTCGGTGGTTGTATATTATTGCGCTTGTATTCCTTGCCACTTCCTTCATATTGGCACGATTATTTGGAAGCATCTCGTTCCTCGGTATCATCGGTTCTTACTGGCTGGCAATCTTCTCGTTGTTATTGTTGATCCTGCCCGTCGTCCACCTCACGATGTGGTTGCTGAGATTAACCCGTATTCCAAGACATCACACACAGAAATGGGCGGGAGTTGTTACGCTGGTGCTGTTAGTGTCCACATTGGGTTACGGAATTTTCAACGCTTACAGCCCTGTAGTGAGAACGTATAATATCCAGATTGATAAAAAAGTAGAAGGTGTAGACAAGCTCAACATTGTCATGGCTGCCGATATGCACTTCGGACTTCTATCTGGCCCTGCACATGCCAAACGCATGGTGGAGGAAATTAATGCACTGAAGCCGGATCTGGTGCTGTATCCTGGAGATATTATTGATGACAATCTGGATATGTACCTCAATAGCGGAATCGCCGATATTATCAGTGATATTCAGGCCCCATACGGCGTCTATGCTTCACTCGGAAATCACGATAAGTTCGATGGTCCGATTGAAGATCTGATTGCTGCGCTGGAGAAGAGCAACATGCAAGTTCTGTACGATGACAAGATCGTGCTGAATGACAAGATCACCCTCATTGGTCGGAAAGACCGAACAGAGAAGGATCGGGCAGAAGTAGCTACTTTAATGCAAGGCACTGATTTGACCCAACCGGTACTTATGATGGATCATCAGCCGTATGATCTGGATATTGCGGAGCAGAATAATGTAGATCTGGTCGTATCTGGTCACACCCACCGTGGTCAGATTGCACCTGCTCAGTTCATTACACAAGCGATTTACGAGAATGATTGGGGTTATTTGCAAAAGGGTTCTATGCACTCCATCGTAACCTCAGGATTTGGCTTCTGGGGACCTCCAATTCGTACTAGTAGTCGTTCGGAGATTGTACAGATTAATGTGACGTTCCAGTAA
- the gndA gene encoding NADP-dependent phosphogluconate dehydrogenase yields the protein MSKQQIGVIGLAVMGKNLALNIESKGFSVSVFNRSPEKTNDLLKEAEGKNLTGAFTIEEFVESLESPRKILIMVQAGKATDATIEQLLPHLDQGDIIIDGGNAYFPDTQRRSKELEGKGFRFIGAGVSGGEEGALKGPAIMPGGQESAYQLVEPILTAISAKVGDDACSTYIGPDGAGHYVKMVHNGIEYGDMQLIGEAYHLLKSVLNVSVEELHEIFTEWNQGELDSYLIEITADIFSKYDPETGKPMVDVILDAAGQKGTGKWTSQSALDLGVPLSMITESVFSRFLSAMKDERVAASKILNGPATEAFSGDKKAFIENVRKALFASKIVSYAQGFAQMRAASDEYGWDLKYGNIAMIFRGGCIIRSQFLQNIKEAYDKDAELKNLLLDPYFQNIVESYQGAWREVIAAAVKQGIPVPGFSSALSYYDSYRTERLPANLLQAQRDYFGAHTFKRVDKEGSFHFQWMDTNE from the coding sequence ATGAGTAAACAACAGATTGGTGTTATTGGATTGGCAGTAATGGGTAAAAACCTGGCTTTGAATATTGAAAGCAAAGGTTTCTCGGTATCGGTATTTAACCGTTCCCCGGAGAAAACGAACGATCTTCTGAAAGAAGCAGAAGGGAAAAACCTGACAGGTGCGTTCACTATTGAAGAATTCGTGGAATCCCTGGAGTCTCCGCGTAAAATTCTGATCATGGTACAAGCAGGTAAAGCAACAGATGCAACGATCGAGCAACTGCTTCCTCATCTGGATCAAGGCGACATTATTATCGATGGAGGTAATGCGTACTTCCCTGACACACAACGTCGCAGTAAAGAACTGGAAGGAAAAGGTTTCCGCTTCATCGGAGCAGGTGTATCCGGTGGTGAAGAAGGCGCACTGAAAGGCCCGGCAATCATGCCAGGCGGTCAGGAAAGTGCTTATCAGTTGGTAGAACCGATCCTTACAGCGATCTCTGCCAAAGTTGGCGATGACGCTTGCAGCACATATATCGGACCAGACGGTGCCGGACACTATGTGAAAATGGTGCATAACGGTATCGAGTACGGAGATATGCAGTTGATTGGTGAAGCTTATCACTTGCTCAAATCCGTATTGAACGTTTCCGTTGAAGAGTTGCATGAGATCTTCACCGAGTGGAATCAAGGGGAGCTGGACAGCTACCTGATCGAAATCACGGCAGATATCTTCTCCAAATATGATCCGGAAACAGGAAAACCAATGGTTGACGTTATTCTGGATGCTGCTGGGCAAAAAGGAACAGGTAAATGGACAAGCCAAAGTGCACTTGACCTCGGCGTACCATTGTCCATGATTACAGAATCCGTATTTTCCCGTTTCTTGTCTGCAATGAAGGACGAGCGTGTAGCAGCTAGCAAAATCCTGAATGGACCAGCGACTGAAGCGTTCTCCGGCGACAAAAAAGCATTCATCGAGAACGTACGTAAAGCGCTGTTTGCAAGTAAAATCGTATCTTATGCACAAGGATTTGCACAAATGCGTGCAGCTTCCGATGAATACGGCTGGGATCTGAAATACGGTAACATTGCCATGATCTTCCGTGGTGGTTGCATCATCCGTTCGCAGTTCTTGCAAAACATTAAAGAAGCATATGACAAAGATGCAGAACTCAAAAACCTTTTGCTGGATCCTTACTTCCAAAACATCGTTGAATCTTATCAAGGTGCATGGCGTGAAGTTATAGCGGCTGCTGTAAAACAAGGTATTCCGGTACCTGGCTTCTCCAGCGCTCTTTCTTACTACGACAGCTACCGTACAGAGCGTTTGCCAGCAAACTTGCTGCAAGCACAACGTGACTACTTCGGTGCTCACACATTCAAACGTGTGGACAAAGAAGGTTCATTCCACTTCCAGTGGATGGACACAAACGAGTAA
- the fsa gene encoding fructose-6-phosphate aldolase — MKFFIDTANVEDIQKAYKIGVLSGVTTNPSLVAKEGVKFEDRIEEILRLVPEVESVSAEVTPDALTAEEMIAQADELIKINNSDKNITIKLPMTLAGLEACRYLTKKGVKTNVTLIFTVNQALLAARAGATYVSPFLGRLDDISEDGVQLVAKVAELFRTHNLDAQIIAASVRHPDHVTRVAMAGAHIATVPFSVIEQISKHPLTDQGMDKFAADWKKTVQ; from the coding sequence ATGAAATTTTTTATCGATACAGCTAACGTGGAAGATATCCAAAAAGCATACAAAATCGGCGTATTGTCTGGTGTAACAACAAACCCATCTTTGGTAGCCAAAGAAGGCGTGAAATTCGAAGATCGTATTGAAGAAATCTTGCGTTTGGTACCTGAAGTGGAGTCCGTTTCTGCGGAAGTGACACCAGATGCACTTACTGCTGAAGAAATGATCGCACAAGCAGACGAATTGATCAAAATTAACAACAGCGACAAAAACATTACGATCAAATTGCCAATGACACTTGCAGGACTTGAAGCTTGCCGTTACTTGACCAAAAAAGGCGTGAAAACCAACGTAACGTTGATCTTCACTGTGAACCAGGCACTTCTGGCTGCTCGTGCTGGTGCAACATATGTATCCCCATTCCTGGGACGTCTTGATGATATCTCCGAAGATGGCGTACAATTGGTTGCCAAAGTTGCTGAATTGTTCCGTACACATAACCTGGATGCACAGATTATTGCTGCTTCTGTAAGACATCCGGATCACGTTACACGTGTAGCGATGGCTGGAGCACATATTGCTACTGTTCCATTCTCCGTCATTGAACAGATCTCCAAACACCCGCTGACAGATCAAGGTATGGACAAATTTGCAGCAGACTGGAAAAAAACAGTACAATAA